The following is a genomic window from Vicia villosa cultivar HV-30 ecotype Madison, WI unplaced genomic scaffold, Vvil1.0 ctg.003184F_1_1, whole genome shotgun sequence.
ACGGCGGTGTAAGTATAGCATTGCTGTATTAATATTACAAATGTTATCTCAGTTTTGAACATTAACACTgtcacaaatatatatattttttaatggtGTCTGTATTACATAACTAATTACTAAATATGAGTTATGATAAAAGATATAAaaatataatgtatttttttaaaggaTGTAAATATGCAATTAGCGTATATAATAAATattctttttataaataaaaatagagtgtgaaataagaagaaaaaaaactaaactaaaaaagggaaaaaaaaaaaatccatttcgGAGTTTTTGTCTCTTTCAGTATCCATTTTGGATTTTTTACACACCTCGCACTCTCTTAAACTCAGAACTCTTCAATTCAACGTTATAGAGTATAGACTGTGCTAACCCGACCCGAAAAATGCCACCCAAATCGGAGAACCCGGTTCAACACACTTCATCCTTCACCGCAACCGACTCATCCTCCGCCGGATCAATGGATCCGATCTTCCACGTCATCCGCATCCTCCCATTCAGCTTCCTCCGTCCACCGCGTCTCCGTCTGAAGCTCCCGTCGATCTCCCTCCCCTCCTCCAACGTCGTCTTCGCCCTCGTCCTCCTCACCTACTTCATGGTCGTCTCCGGCATCGTCTACGACATCATCGTGGAGCCTCCCGGTATCGGTTCAACGCAAGATCCCTACACCGGTTCGGTAAAACCGGTTGTGTTCATGTCCGGCCGTGTTAACGGTCAGTATATTATTGAAGGTCTGTCTTCGGGATTCATGTTCGTTCTCGGTGGAGTTGGGATTATAATGCTGGATCTTGCGCTTGATCGGAACCGTGATAGATCTGTGAAGGTTTCGTATGCTTCAGCTGGTGTTTCGTCGATTGTTATTGCTTATGTTATGAGTATGCTCTTCCTTCGCATCAAGATCCCTGCTTATCTTAGCtgaatttgaatttcattttGTTGTTATCTTTTTTTTGATGAATTTTGTAGTTTGAATTTGTCTATGATTATGATAATTTCTGGCTCCCGATTATGATAGATTAGGGTTGCTGAATTTGAATTGAAATGTCTATAGCGACTTGTTCTGGATTTCTGATATTTAGTTGGTTTGGTATACTTGAAATTTGGGTTAACATTTTTAGCATAAAATGGTTGTGGTTATATTATGTGGTTTTTATTGTTTCTTTGATTTGCAATGATATCTGGGGTTGAATTTGTGATTTTGTGTCAATGTTGTTAAATAGCAACTATATTGGTGGTATAGAACTATAGCATAATGGAATCTGAACAAATAGTGTGTAGGTTTAGTACAAAATATTGTCAAATAGAGGCTCTAACAATGCTGTAGGGTATTGGAATTTGAACAAACCACTGTGATTGACAACATTGGTTTGTGTTACTTGTTGAGTATTAAAGCATGTTTGTCCAAGGGCAATGCTGCTTGGTGTACTATGGCATCCTTTTGTCTGGGTGTGTATGGATGCATGTTGTGCTACTTGGATGTTTTCTTTTGTTGCTGATTGCATTTGATTTGCAAATACTTCTTGTGGTGGTTGTTACTGTCTGACTAGTGACTATAGGTTACAAGCAATTCTGGTGAATGAAAGATCAGGCATGAAAAGTGGAGTGCAGATTTGTTTAAGGATAGACGGAGTGTGTTGTGTTTATGTGATTTCATTATATGCTTTTCTTGCTTACTTGAAGGACGATCCTGCTCAATCTCTGTCTAGTATGGAAGTATACCTCTTTTTTTTAATCTAATCCCTTTCCTAAGTTTATGCTCTCCAaacttctatttttctttttgtaataaCATTAAAAGCCATACGTCATAGATACATAAGACATAGCAGTTCTCTAAAATGCACCCATCTTCATTGTCGAGTGACTCTAAGATCAATGGTTATTAACCATTCTTCCCTCATAAACTTAAATATACTTGATAATTACACACCTTTGCGTTGATTTTCTTTCTTCTGTTAACCTTTTGTACTATTGAAGCAAAGTAGGCTTTGAGATCGCTTGACGTAAAGGAAAACTCAGTCCTCCAAGCAAATAAGAGGTGAGAGACTCTGCTTTAAGATGGGAGATCAATGTGTCTTACCCTGCTAATATTTCtgaaaacatttttttcttttctaatttcaCTTGTGATTAAGTAAAATTGGTTTATGGTAGTCCTTTTCACTTATGAATTTGTCAATATAGCCCTGGTTCGAGTGGCACCAAGTCTCTTGGAGACAACTTGATCTCAGGAATAGTCTGAACCATGTTGAGGCTGGTTTGCCTCCAGTTTAAGTATTTTGACTTGAATGGAGCAGTTCCTTTCTCTATAAGAAAAACCTATCATCTTAGATGCCATATTGAAGCTGCAAATCCACACTGAGGCTCAGGTCTGTCAAATGAACTTGTGTTTTTACCCTTTTGAAAAAATCCACAAGTCTAGGAAAGGGTTAGACTtgtggattttgtagttttttttttttcactttgctTTTGCAAAAAATTAACTGCACAATTTGAATCCATGACCTCTTAGTCATATATGGCAACAAATCTCTGCACCTCACACCAAGTCTTAGTCCTCCGTTACAAATTTTATCCCCAGAAAATTTGTGAAAGATATTTTTTATCTAGACTCTAGATTAGCTTGGGTGTTTAAAGTGCAAGGGCTACAGAACTGGGATCAGATGTGATGTGTTTGTACTTTGTATTATTTACTAAACTTTGGTCACACTGACATGGTTAAATACCAGTAGCAGAGAACTGGATAAAATGTAAACTTTTGGAAATCTTGAAGACTAGAGAAAATAAAGTATCACAGGAAATTCAAGAGGTCCGattttctctcactcttattcaAGTTACCTCTTTCCCTTGTATCTTCTTCTATTACCCTCCCTTCCCTCTTACCCCAACTAATCATATCTCTTCTTCCATTCTCTTTTCATTGCCTACATTAGTTTGGGTTTGTCACTAAATTTCCTCCTATTTCCTCGTACCCTTGTCTCTATTGTCTTTAAGATTGAAGGTTCCCTTTTGTGCTCTTGTGAATTTTTAagatattgtttttttttcttatactTGTATACCAAGCTACTCTGTCATCTCTTATATATGCTTTTGCTCTTTAATGCTTGTCAAATGATACCTAAGGAGAAAAAAAATCCAGAAACATGGATTGCATTATATTTTAAGCTCCAAAGATAGGTTTGTTCATTGGGGGCAGAAGTATTCCATATTTTAACACTCTCTTGGTTTTGAGCTGTATGCACTGTGCTTAGCGTTTGTGCTAATTTAGTCGAATTACTAGCTGCTTGTCGGAATGGATAGATGAACTGATGAGATTGGTTTTTCTTTCTGGTGGCGTGCTTGCTTTCACTTACCGTTTGGTTGTTAATCCATTAATTCATTTCCTCAATCTCCCTAGAAATGCCATCAAAATTTAGCCATTTTGTAATGATTGTTGTTCGTCATTTAGAAATCCCATGATTAAGTGATTATTCCGTGGCTACTGTTGATCTCGATTTTCAGAGGCCAATGGACTGCTATAGTCTCTGCTATTCTTTAAATGGAATTTTTCTCATACTTAATATACCTGCAGCTTAATGATTTATGTTGTTTTAGACTTTCTCATTCCATTGTCGATGAATATTATCTGCGATGAAGCATTTATCTTCAAGCTTTAATTAAAATTAGCAAGGCGTTAAAGCATCAAATATACTCGGCCATCATAATTGCAACGATATAGAACTGTAAAAATGACTCAGTAATAAGTTATTAATTTACATTAGAAGAAGCTTAACATAAACAGGTTTAAGAATTTTTACAAACCCACAATTTTCAAATCCATGATACACGAACAATATTCTTCTCATTTACAATAGCCATGTCCTGATTGTTGGAATTCGAAACCAACAATgctttaaaaactattttaaccTGCAAAGAATTTATAcatatattttacaaaatattttatgGCGTCGTCTTAATTGAAAGAACGGCGGGGTGAGAATAGGCGAAGAGGTGACAACTTTCCCATGAAGCCTGGTGTTGCAAGACCATTCATTGGCTGATATTGAAGCATGCCAAAACCTCTGTGTTCTGTGTGTTTTCCACTTCTATTGTGCCCATTGAAGGTTCCACATTTCACCATCCACCATCTCTTCTTGGTTGAAACTTTATTGCCCGAGTTCATTTTGTGGCACATATACTCCTTCACCACATGCAATCCTTGCTCCACCACCTCAGGTGGAGGCGAACTAAGCGGGTTTCCCTCAACGCTTAGCTTTTGAAGCTTCTGGAGGCACCCAATGGAGTCAGGCAATGTTTTGATACTGTTGTAGCTAATGTCCAATTCAACCAGAGACAAGAGGAGCCCTATGGAGTATGGCAGGGACTCCAAATATTGAAAGTTTTGACTCACATTTAGGGTTTCAAGATTAATGAGGTTCTCGAGGTTGTCGGGGAGACTCCTGAGGCAGTTCAAACGCGCGTCGAGAACCTTAAGGGCCGTAAGGTGAGAGGTGGAGCTAGGAAGAAATACCAGTTTGTTGGAGTTGACAGAGAGTTTCTTGAGTTTTATGAGCTCAAAGCCTATTGTGTCTGGCAGCATGCTCAACTCGTTGAAGTTCACATTCAATTCTTCCAAAGCTCTGGTTGGTCAAAATTCACACATACGCATGCAGTTAGAAAAAAGAACCATGTGCAAATTACCATCAATGCGAATATtgatatacacatatatatgaccTCACACAGTCACACTTATGTATtgagtttttaaatatttgttttttatctgaTGGTTAAATCAGTTGAAAGTATTGAATAAAGTATTGTGATAAAATATCAATTTGCATCAATTACGTTATTTTCCTGTTTGATTTGCGTGACTTCATATGATGATGTGAAAGTAAATATGATTAGATATGGTAACAAAAAAAGATtagatatttattaaaatatggtAACAAAAAAAGATtagatatttattaaaatattggaCAGCCGTATATTTCTTGTTTATTTTTCAGCTGTTTACGTCTCGATTATAAATATAATGATTATTCGCATACTAGCcgtctacccgtgcgatgcacagataatttttagtaaattaaattattgttaacataaaaattttaatttaaaatatattattattaatatttgtgttcttatataaaattttagcaacaatttaacaatttgtatgttataaaaaatgtataatatacatttttgaacaaaattaaaatattttaaaaaaaatagtaaaaattataCTTTACCTCATTAACCATATTCTAtaccttaaaaaatattatattttattccaCTAACcacgtaataataataataataataataataataataataataataataataataataataataataataataataataatagtaataataataataataataataagaagaaaAGGGAATTGAATAGAActaaaatgataataaataagcactataattataaaaaaaagatattattaaatcaaatatcaattaaattataattatctttcaaatatcaataatataaatatagaaaaaaatttaaaattttgaatttaatccAACTCggattaaaaaattgaaaagaacaCAACTCAAATAAATAATGTAATTGAAAATAATTCTCTTATCCTTATCCATGACACCTGTAAAACtaaaataagaatattttttaaataatgtaataagtaaataagatttgaaaaattaaaaagaataatataaTTGTATATATAATTAACCCTGCACCTTGCAGGAAGCTAGAAATTTATAGGAATGTTGTACATATTGTTAAAAGATTGGTgataagttaataaaataaaatataattaacccTGCACCTTGCAGGAAGCTAGAAATTTATAGGAATGTTGTACATATTGTTAAAAGATTGGTgataagttaataaaataaaataaaataaaaagagagaaCAATATATCTAAATAGAAAATTCTGAGAAAAATACAATTGAAACATGACTCTTTTATGAAAATTATATAGAATTTTTCTCACAATATACATAtctacaaaataaattatttataaagaataaaaaGCAATGATAAAATTAGATATAAAAAAACACGATGGAAAAATAATAGTAAACTGCAAATATTTAAGAgagaaaactaaaaaaataaaaaatatatattcaaagtTAGtatcttaaaaattaattttgttttaattattaattaatttataagtgAATTAATTTTGGAGGGAGTTTTGGAGGGAAAATTTTAAGAaagaagttataggattataatttagtatgatgatgAGTAGATAACTTGTAGGACCCACTAACGTTTTATTAATAGTATCTATAActtatttgagaatttttttttgcTAACAATTCTTACATtcatttaggttaattaattgtgatATTCCACCTACCcatttttatgtttattaattACAATAGAAatacctttttaaaaaaattctcaattttaaaaaaaaaatttaaaatagctATTAAACAAATATTTCTCATTTGAAACAATAATATATGTTTTTTCTTCCAAATTCTCAATAATATATAGTTTTggtacaaataattaaatatattttataatttttatcaaACAATGAACTTTTAAGCCTAGTCTTTATTAAATTtgagttttcaaaaaaattcaaaagtttgtGATTTTGTAGaaacttaaataaatttaattaattttttaaaaatatgtaaaaaacagacaaaaactttttaaaataattattctttttaaaaataaattttacaaataaATCTTAAAAAAGGATTTAAATGTTTTTCTTCAAACTAATTAAGATCTAGAACTAAGCAATtaaaatttcaataaataatCAGAGGTTATCAAGTCAAATAAAATTTTCTTGGCAGTGAGACATGCAAGGCACAATACTGAACATGAAGTTCTTCTAATAAATGTAACACCTTAAAATTTGAAGTCAAATAATATATATGTGGAAAGAAAGTCATAATACCTATATACATGCACAGACGAAATATGTATATAGTATAATATAGAAAGGTAAATTAACTTCTTCTTAAAAAAAGcaaagataaattaaaaaaatatacctGCAATTTTCAATGGTTGCAGGAAGAGATTCAATGAAGTTGGCAGAGACATTCAAAACTTGGAGCTTGGAGAGACAACCAATGGAATTTGGGAGAGATTTGAGCTGGTTGGAGTGCACGTCTAACATCTCTAAGTTCAATAATCTCGCAGTTAACGACTCCGGAATATTCTGTCaccattaaataataaaaatttcaattatatatttaaataaatttattagaattaatacATATGTTTTTTCCGTATAAATATATATTGATGTCAGACGCAGCTTCAAATCCGCGACATCTAAAACATGTATGAAAGTGTAATTATGGATACATACCTTTAGGTTGTTATTAGATAGGTCAAGCTTAGAAACGAGGGCTAAATGAAGTGAAGATTTTGGAAGTGAGTCCAAGGACATGCCACTCAAGTCCATAACTTGAAGCTTCTCTTCTTCTTTAGGttttttcatttctcttcttTTCACCGTATTATTCATCTTCACCGTAAGCTGGTTATGGTGACCGTGAAGTTGAAAGTGTTGTTGTTCAAACATGGAAGGAGATAGATAGTTAGATAATATGAAATTGTTAGGAGAGAGTATTGGAGATATATAgagaaggaggaggaggaggaggcaagTTGCAAGTGGGGAAGAACTAAAAgtaaacaatatataaatattagtgTGTAAAGGATGTACGGATGAGCATTATGGATTCTataataaaagaataattttaCCAAAACAAAATTCATAATAAAGATTAAGGAAAAAAAGATCATCGAGTTTGACTCATTAATAAATTACGAGCAGACAAACGGGAATGTCTTTCCTATTTAGATCAATTCTGTAAAAATTCGTAAAAAAATAGAGTAAGTGAGGCAGATATATTTGAAGATCCGGGTTTTAAATCTTATTTTGTCCCGCAAAAAAATAGAGGTGGAGCGGAAGATCTGGGTTTAAAATCTTATTTTGTCCCGAAAAAAATAAAGGTGGAGCGGAGCAGATACGCAGGTATTGATCATTTTtagtctaattttttttttaaattgaatgaaAAATCGTTTGCTCGAAAAAAACGGGATGGAAACACTAAAAAGTACAAGCTTAAAACCTTGGCAGACTCATAAAAAAATGCGAGAAAAACAAACATGTCCGATGGGTCAGATCCGTTTTGTCACCCCTATATACAAGTGAGTAGAAGGAAAAAAATTATGTGTGAACTTGACAAAGTTTTTTAACTAATGAGATTGATGACTAAAAATTTTATTGGAGGACAGACAACTTTcaaaattgatttaaataaaaTGGTTAAACatgaaaaaacatatttaacaattaacatatttttataatataatttaaacagTTTATGTAGGTTGATAAATATTTATATAGGTTGATAAAAAGCAAAGGTTTATAAAGCAAAGGTTTATAAAAAGAAAGCAAAGgtttataaaaagaaagaaaaagaaagtgaagTACAATGAAAGTACAACCGTAGAGTAAGGGTTTGTGTGCTAAGCCACGTTCCTCTCATTTTGATTTTATCGACCTACTATGTTTTTggttattattttatgaaagtcaaaaaactatttttctaaataaaacaaaaatattaaaaagtcaATGACTGCGTAATTGCTTATTCATGATAAACACCTctttttcttataaagaaaagaagataaacacCAAACTGGTTTATGgtggaaaaaaaaaacacaaactaatGAAATGACGGTAGGATTTTGTATAAACTATcgtatatattattatatttatttgttgtcattttaaatattatcatGATTTCATTTCTAATTCATATGTTTATAATTTATATCATACTtacataaaattattatttgtttttaataaataaataagtaattgtAATTCGAGTTTCAATGGTATGTGAAATTTATttcatataatatatttaaatatgaaatatagaCTTAGAGATGTTAAGAACACATGATAAGCTTGAGTTGTCTTAGCTCCATTGTAATATTATTGAGGAATTACTTTTTTCTTTATTATAAGGTTTGCTCTCACACTTTAGCGAAAAACTAAAATTATTCAGAGAATATAGAAATTTTTTTAACGCGTCCTATTCATACACAATTCATTTGTTTTTGAATCATATACTAATATTAagtcaaaaataatattaaaatgcaTCTTCGTATAACATATAAAAATGCACTTTCAGACACGTTTTTAATCCAATACGCACCAAAATCTCCTCTTTCCTCACCTCTCTTTACTCTCTCAAATCCTCTCTCAACTATCTCaatctctcaaactctctcaattTACTTTCAAATTTCTACTCTCAACATCTAATCAATCAAAGAGCTCAACATCAAACTCACACTTGTTAAGATTTTGATTtctctatatatttttttatttctctttacATTTGTAGAAATTGAGAATTAAGTAGTGTAATAGATAGATTATTTAGCTGATTGATGTGTTTGATAGGTAGTTTAGATGAACAATGTGTTTTAAGCATGTTTGATTTCCAGgcattttcttatttttatgagTTGTAGGTTAATACAAAAACGCACTTCtgcatttgatcaaaatttgattttccattaattcggaaatgcattttggTATTTGGTTTGTCTGCATTATTTGACTTTATTTTCATTGTGTTTCAtatgaataatgcttatgtgttTTAATTATAGGCATTATTACTGACAAGCAAGCTAGATAGAGGCTCGACGGAGTATCGCAACATGCATTAGTTCGTAGGAAAAGAGCCTGACTCTCGTAGGCCCCTATCGGTTAGGGGTGGCAAACAGGCATGTCCGCCCCATTTAGGTCCGTCTCGTAAAAGtccgaaaaaaaaaagaggagatgCGGGGGCGGACATAATTGAGGGTGCAGACCTAAAAATTTGGCCTGTTCCGCAAAAAAGGACGATGGGGCGGGAAATGCCCGCGGACTTTGcaccttttaggcctaaaaatgtaaaattttatgtGAATGCCCGCAAAAAAGTGCAGGAAAAACGAGCATGCCCAACAGACCGAGCCCGTTTTACCACCCCTATTGTCGGTTCTAGTTCGTTTGATGTAAAGCCGTCAACTTTTGGGGTTCATGCATCTCCGCCGTTGTCTTCCTAGAGGAGGTAGGTGTCACCTCATGATGCCCCTGAAGAGCCACCAGTCCATGTTGAAAAAGTGTTGTGTCACGGTCCAGTAGTTATAAAGAATTTTTTTGGCACGAAAGGAAGTGGTCGTGGTATGATTTAGGGACTTTTCTGACACGTTTAAAAGACAGAAAAACTGACGCAACGAGGGTTGACAATTTTGACGAAGAAACAATGCAGCGGAGCTCTGGAACAAAGGTTTCAGCCATTAAAGACCAGATTTCTTCCTTAGTTTCATGTATTATTCCTatagggtgcgtttgatttgctaaaaaaCGAGGTACTAgacagaacaattttttttttgtactcTGTTTGATGTATAAACTAATCATGGTACTAGACAAAACTATAATTTCTTGTCCCCCACTAAATCATGGGACAACTTTTTATCCCAAGCActaattatcaaaaaaatatcaaaatattaatttttactctctttcttattatttaatattttaattcataaatataatattaatattttatatataaaaaaatgttataataaaaattat
Proteins encoded in this region:
- the LOC131640529 gene encoding uncharacterized protein LOC131640529 — protein: MPPKSENPVQHTSSFTATDSSSAGSMDPIFHVIRILPFSFLRPPRLRLKLPSISLPSSNVVFALVLLTYFMVVSGIVYDIIVEPPGIGSTQDPYTGSVKPVVFMSGRVNGQYIIEGLSSGFMFVLGGVGIIMLDLALDRNRDRSVKVSYASAGVSSIVIAYVMSMLFLRIKIPAYLS
- the LOC131640528 gene encoding plant intracellular Ras-group-related LRR protein 6-like, whose protein sequence is MFEQQHFQLHGHHNQLTVKMNNTVKRREMKKPKEEEKLQVMDLSGMSLDSLPKSSLHLALVSKLDLSNNNLKNIPESLTARLLNLEMLDVHSNQLKSLPNSIGCLSKLQVLNVSANFIESLPATIENCRALEELNVNFNELSMLPDTIGFELIKLKKLSVNSNKLVFLPSSTSHLTALKVLDARLNCLRSLPDNLENLINLETLNVSQNFQYLESLPYSIGLLLSLVELDISYNSIKTLPDSIGCLQKLQKLSVEGNPLSSPPPEVVEQGLHVVKEYMCHKMNSGNKVSTKKRWWMVKCGTFNGHNRSGKHTEHRGFGMLQYQPMNGLATPGFMGKLSPLRLFSPRRSFN